The genomic interval TATAAACATTTCTTACATCTGAAACTTCGAGCTGcctgtatttggttgtgtttctgttttctagAAAGTTCTATAAAATTGGATAGGACTCATCAAAGGATGGGGTAAAGTCTGGATTGCGTATGACATCCTTGGATCGTCTTTGATCACAAGGACTCATCAAAGGATGGGGTATTATCTGGATCGCTTATGACATCCTTGGATGGTCTTTGATCACACCTTCATGATACACACTCTAAACCCCATATTTTAAAGGAAACGATTTGACAAAGGAATGCCTATGTTCTCAACTGTAGTGTCCAACAGTTTATgcatatattttaaattatcaGCTTGCTGGAGAAAACACACTGGACATATTGCTTTTACAATGCCTTCCTGAGTGATACTTCAGAAATTAAAGTCTCAGCTCAAATCTTCAAGGAAATCGAGATATCCACTGAGATccgaatctccaaagatgagagccaaGTCTCCAACAAAGTCCCCAAAGATGATTGCAAAGTCTCAAAAGAtgggagcaaagtctccaatgagatcaagATCTCCACGGagaaccaaatctccaatgagatctaaatctccaatgagatcttcaGTGAGGCTTCGGAATTTAACGTCTCAGCTCAAATCTTCAAGGTGAACAAGAtatccaatgagatccaaatctccaaagagaagagtcatgactccaaagactagagcaaagtctccaaggagaaccaaatctccaatgagatctgggtctccaaggagatccaggactccaatgagatccaaatctccaatgagatccgaaTCTCCAAAGATGGGAGAAAggtctccaatgagatcgagatctccacggagatccaaatctccaatgagatcttcaGTGAGACTTCGGAATTTAATGTCTCAGCTCAAATCTTCAAGGAGATCAAGATATCCAAtgggatccaaatctccaaagagaaGAGTAATGACTCCAAAGACtacagcaaagtctccaaggagaaccaaatctccaatgagatccaggtctacaaggagatccaggtctccaaggagatccaggactccaatgagatccaaatctccaaagatgagagccaagtctccaaagatgggaacaaagtctccaatgagatcaagatctccacggagatccaaatctccaatgagatccgaatctccaaagatgagagccaagtctccaaagatgggaacaaagtctccaatgagatccaaatctccaatgagatcttcaGTGAGACTTCGGAATTTAATGTCTCAG from Pleuronectes platessa chromosome 14, fPlePla1.1, whole genome shotgun sequence carries:
- the LOC128455537 gene encoding neurofilament heavy polypeptide-like, whose translation is MRAKSPTKSPKMIAKSQKMGAKSPMRSRRRSRSPRRSRTPMRSKSPKMRAKSPKMGTKSPMRSRSPRRSKSPMRSESPKMRAKSPKMGTKSPMRSKSPMRSSVRLRNLMSQLKSSRRSRYPMGSKSPKRRVMTPKSRAKSPRRTKSSMRSRSTRRFRSPRRRVVTPKTRAKSPRRSESPMRSRSPRRSKSPKMRAKSPMRSRSPRRSSSNLQ